In Leptodesmis sichuanensis A121, the following are encoded in one genomic region:
- the carB gene encoding carbamoyl-phosphate synthase large subunit — MWDFRHPHTMPRRNDLQKILLIGSGPIVIGQACEFDYSGTQACKALRDEGYEVVLVNSNPATIMTDPSTADRTYVEPLTPEIVAKIIEKERPDALLPTMGGQTALNLAVALAKNGTLEQYGVELIGAKLPAIEMAEDRKLFKEAMERIGVGVCPSGLANTLEEARVIAQQIGSYPLIIRPAFTLGGTGGGIAYNQEEFEEIAQSGLDASPVSQILIEKSLLGWKEYELEVMRDLADNVVIICSIENLDPMGIHTGDSITVAPAQTLTDKEYQRLRDASIKIIREIGVETGGSNIQFAVNPDTGEVIVIEMNPRVSRSSALASKATGFPIAKMAAKLAVGYTLDEIPNDITKKTPASFEPTIDYVVTKIPRFAFEKFPDAQPVLTTQMKSVGEAMAIGRTFQESFQKALRSLETGRAGWGCDKQEKLPSLETIRANLRTPNPERIFTVRHAFLMGMAVEEIYELTGIDPWFLDKLQDLLETEKFLKRTPLDHLTREQLLEVKRQGFSDRQIAFATKTTEDQVRAYRKSLDIIPVYKTVDTCAAEFEAFTPYYYSTYETETEVLPSTKRKVMILGGGPNRIGQGIEFDYCCCHASFALREDGFETIMVNSNPETVSTDYDTSDRLYFEPLTKEDVLNIIEAENPEGVIIQFGGQTPLKLALPLQRYLEQGLGITDQEVGQVSHSPSSTPHTRIWGTSPDSIDIAEDRERFEKILRQLNIRQPSNGIARSTAEALEIARRIGYPVVVRPSYVLGGRAMEIVYSDAELKHYMTYAVQVEPEHPILVDQYLENAIEVDVDAIADSTGHVVIGGIMEHIEQAGIHSGDSACSLPTVSLSPAVLEQIRTWTIQLAKALNVVGLMNIQFACQGEQVYILEANPRASRTVPFVAKAIGIPLAKMAARIMSGKTLEQLNYTQEVIPNHIAVKEAVLPFDKFSGTDPILGPEMRSTGEVMGIDLNFGTSYAKAEIAANQRLPLKGTVFISMADRDKLAIVPVAKELIDLGFQVVATVGTRKVLMEHGLEVELVLKLHEGRPHVVDWIKNGQIQLIMNIPSSEEARADSRMIRRTALMYKIPIVTTMAGAKATTAAIRSLQSQSLSVKALQDYVGV; from the coding sequence ATGTGGGATTTTCGACATCCACATACCATGCCGCGCCGTAACGATCTCCAAAAAATTCTCTTAATTGGCTCTGGGCCGATTGTGATTGGGCAAGCCTGTGAGTTTGACTACTCTGGCACTCAGGCTTGTAAAGCCCTGCGAGACGAAGGATACGAGGTAGTCCTGGTGAACTCCAATCCGGCCACCATCATGACCGACCCGAGTACCGCCGATCGCACCTACGTTGAGCCACTGACTCCAGAAATTGTCGCGAAAATCATTGAAAAAGAACGACCGGATGCGCTGTTGCCAACGATGGGCGGTCAAACGGCCTTGAACCTGGCGGTGGCGCTGGCAAAAAACGGCACTCTGGAACAGTACGGCGTGGAACTGATTGGGGCGAAACTGCCCGCGATCGAAATGGCCGAAGACCGCAAGCTCTTTAAGGAAGCAATGGAGCGGATCGGCGTGGGGGTGTGCCCCTCTGGACTGGCGAATACATTAGAAGAGGCACGAGTCATTGCCCAGCAGATTGGCAGCTATCCGTTGATTATTCGTCCAGCATTTACCCTGGGCGGTACAGGGGGCGGGATTGCCTACAACCAGGAAGAGTTTGAAGAGATTGCCCAATCCGGTCTGGATGCCAGTCCCGTGTCTCAAATTCTAATCGAGAAGTCGCTGCTCGGTTGGAAGGAATACGAGTTGGAGGTGATGCGGGATCTGGCCGACAACGTAGTGATCATTTGCTCGATCGAAAACTTGGATCCGATGGGCATTCATACCGGGGATTCGATCACCGTTGCTCCCGCCCAAACTCTTACAGATAAGGAATATCAGCGGTTGCGGGATGCCTCCATCAAGATCATTCGGGAAATTGGCGTAGAAACGGGTGGGTCAAATATCCAATTCGCCGTCAATCCCGATACTGGCGAAGTGATTGTGATTGAGATGAACCCCCGTGTGTCGCGCAGTTCAGCGCTGGCATCTAAGGCCACTGGCTTCCCGATCGCCAAAATGGCCGCTAAACTGGCAGTTGGCTATACCCTGGATGAAATTCCCAACGACATTACCAAGAAAACTCCGGCCAGCTTTGAACCGACGATCGATTATGTCGTCACTAAAATTCCCCGCTTTGCCTTTGAAAAATTCCCCGATGCCCAGCCTGTTCTGACGACTCAGATGAAATCGGTAGGCGAAGCAATGGCGATCGGGCGCACCTTCCAGGAATCCTTCCAGAAAGCCCTGCGATCGCTGGAAACGGGCCGCGCTGGATGGGGCTGTGACAAGCAGGAGAAATTGCCCAGCCTGGAAACCATTCGCGCCAACCTGCGGACTCCCAACCCAGAGCGCATTTTCACCGTGCGCCATGCCTTTTTAATGGGGATGGCAGTTGAGGAAATCTATGAACTGACCGGGATTGATCCCTGGTTCCTGGATAAATTGCAGGATCTCCTGGAAACCGAGAAGTTCCTGAAACGCACACCTCTGGATCATCTCACCCGCGAGCAACTGCTGGAAGTAAAACGTCAGGGCTTTAGCGATCGCCAGATTGCCTTCGCCACCAAAACTACTGAGGACCAGGTGCGGGCCTATCGCAAGAGCCTGGATATCATTCCCGTTTATAAAACTGTAGATACCTGCGCCGCTGAGTTTGAAGCCTTCACCCCCTACTACTACTCCACCTACGAAACGGAAACCGAAGTTCTACCCTCCACTAAACGGAAAGTGATGATTCTGGGGGGTGGCCCCAACCGGATTGGCCAGGGAATTGAGTTTGACTATTGCTGCTGTCATGCTTCCTTTGCCTTACGGGAAGACGGCTTTGAAACGATCATGGTCAACTCCAACCCGGAAACCGTTTCCACCGACTACGACACCAGCGATCGCCTGTACTTTGAACCCCTGACCAAAGAAGATGTCCTTAATATTATTGAGGCCGAAAATCCCGAAGGAGTCATCATTCAGTTCGGCGGTCAAACTCCCTTGAAGCTGGCGCTGCCATTGCAGAGGTATCTGGAACAGGGGCTAGGAATTACGGATCAGGAAGTAGGGCAGGTTTCTCATTCCCCATCCTCGACACCCCACACCCGCATCTGGGGTACTTCTCCTGACTCGATCGACATTGCCGAAGATCGGGAGCGATTTGAGAAAATCCTGCGCCAACTCAACATTCGTCAACCCTCGAATGGCATTGCTCGCAGTACTGCGGAAGCACTGGAGATTGCGCGGCGGATTGGCTATCCGGTGGTGGTGCGGCCCAGTTATGTATTGGGCGGTCGGGCAATGGAAATTGTCTACTCGGATGCGGAACTGAAGCATTACATGACCTATGCCGTGCAGGTGGAACCGGAACATCCCATTCTGGTGGATCAATATCTGGAAAATGCGATCGAGGTGGATGTGGATGCGATCGCGGATAGCACTGGCCATGTGGTGATTGGCGGCATCATGGAACACATTGAGCAGGCCGGAATTCACTCTGGCGATTCTGCCTGTTCGCTACCCACCGTTTCCCTCAGTCCTGCCGTACTGGAGCAAATTCGTACCTGGACCATCCAACTGGCGAAGGCCCTGAATGTTGTCGGTCTGATGAATATTCAGTTTGCCTGCCAGGGAGAACAGGTCTACATTCTGGAAGCGAACCCCCGCGCCTCCCGGACGGTTCCCTTTGTGGCCAAGGCGATCGGCATTCCTCTAGCAAAAATGGCGGCCCGGATCATGTCAGGCAAAACCCTGGAGCAACTCAATTACACCCAGGAAGTGATTCCCAATCATATTGCGGTGAAGGAAGCGGTTCTTCCGTTTGATAAATTCTCTGGTACGGATCCCATTCTGGGGCCAGAAATGCGATCAACCGGAGAAGTGATGGGCATTGACCTGAATTTTGGCACCTCCTACGCCAAAGCTGAAATCGCTGCTAATCAACGGCTTCCGCTTAAAGGCACAGTGTTTATCTCCATGGCCGATCGTGACAAGCTGGCGATCGTTCCCGTAGCCAAAGAACTCATTGATCTAGGATTCCAGGTTGTCGCCACCGTCGGCACTCGCAAGGTTCTTATGGAGCATGGTCTGGAGGTGGAACTGGTGCTGAAACTGCATGAAGGCCGTCCCCATGTCGTTGACTGGATCAAAAACGGACAGATTCAATTAATCATGAACATTCCCAGCAGTGAAGAAGCCCGAGCGGATAGCCGCATGATCCGCCGCACGGCTCTCATGTATAAAATCCCGATCGTCACCACAATGGCAGGAGCGAAAGCCACTACTGCCGCCATCCGCTCCCTCCAATCTCAATCTCTGTCCGTCAAGGCATTGCAGGATTATGTGGGAGTGTGA
- a CDS encoding lipase family protein — protein sequence MVKLNRRKLLLTGLAAGTGSAIAAQRSVAQPRPPLRRPAPPTNTPDLSDLFDFQGTSDLQVAVSNSPITPPIPYDRAWSKLLIRCCALAYEQFEAGKTNPSFDGLIKGLPSYIPELNRFTQVASFKGLEDLAGFSLKGTSLPEILKNAPLEKLGNLLPPELQQIFQGVTQRVLNPRLVFLGYVLRSDRANIIVFRGSQTLNDWLANVQARQTDYVLDGVKRGRIHRGFQTFYDNLETQIKNVYKLLNPNAPVYLTGHSLGAVLATLTAVDMANFSFKGTSQVRLYTYASPRLGDPTFAQFFNTTVPNTYRVFNIADMVPEVPASETREGEYRHVGQFWSFLNYTGNLAPNHETAIYREAIDRQVEINSLPNFPV from the coding sequence ATGGTGAAACTTAATCGTCGGAAACTTCTGCTAACTGGATTAGCGGCTGGGACGGGAAGTGCGATCGCGGCTCAACGATCCGTCGCTCAACCTCGCCCCCCCCTCCGTCGTCCTGCCCCCCCAACCAACACTCCTGACCTGTCTGATTTGTTTGATTTTCAGGGAACATCAGATTTGCAGGTGGCGGTCAGTAACAGTCCGATTACGCCTCCGATTCCCTACGATCGCGCCTGGTCTAAACTCCTGATTCGCTGCTGTGCCCTGGCCTACGAGCAATTTGAGGCTGGAAAAACCAATCCATCCTTTGATGGCTTGATTAAAGGTCTGCCCAGCTATATCCCAGAGTTGAACAGGTTCACACAAGTTGCCAGCTTTAAGGGACTGGAAGATCTGGCTGGCTTTTCCCTCAAAGGGACCTCCCTACCGGAAATTTTGAAGAATGCTCCCCTAGAAAAACTGGGAAACCTTTTACCCCCAGAGCTTCAGCAGATCTTTCAAGGTGTGACCCAGCGAGTTCTGAATCCCAGGCTGGTGTTTTTGGGGTACGTGCTGCGATCTGATCGGGCCAACATCATTGTGTTTCGCGGTTCCCAAACCCTGAATGATTGGCTTGCCAATGTTCAGGCCCGACAGACAGACTATGTTCTGGATGGAGTAAAGCGAGGCCGGATTCATCGAGGATTTCAGACGTTCTATGACAATCTTGAAACGCAGATCAAAAATGTCTACAAACTGTTGAATCCTAACGCGCCTGTTTACTTGACAGGTCACAGTTTGGGAGCAGTACTGGCCACTCTGACTGCGGTTGATATGGCAAATTTCAGCTTCAAAGGCACCTCCCAGGTACGACTGTACACCTATGCTTCGCCCCGCCTTGGGGATCCCACTTTTGCTCAATTTTTTAACACCACCGTTCCCAACACCTATCGGGTGTTCAACATTGCTGACATGGTGCCAGAAGTTCCCGCCTCTGAGACTCGTGAAGGGGAATATCGCCACGTTGGGCAGTTCTGGTCGTTTCTCAACTACACTGGGAACCTCGCTCCCAATCACGAAACAGCAATTTACCGGGAAGCGATCGATCGCCAGGTTGAAATCAATTCCTTACCCAACTTCCCAGTTTGA
- a CDS encoding SDR family oxidoreductase, with protein sequence MKVLVVGATGTLGRQIARRALDEGYEVRCLVRSQKKAAFLKEWGAELVTGDLCQPETLKPALEGVSAVIDAATARATDALSIKEVDWQGNINLIQAAQAAGIERFIFFSILDAEKYPEVPLLEIKHCVEDYLIQSGLNYTILRPCGFFQGLIGQYAIPILEGQSIWVMGDTSPTAYMDTQDIARFAVRALSTPESEKQSFPVVGPRAWSADEIIKLCEKLSGREAKITRVPMGVLRGARQVTRFFQWTKNISDRLAFAEVVATGTPLTADMEQTYKTFGLTPSETTTLESYLQEYFERILKKLKELDYEKQKKKSEKKRTYPRF encoded by the coding sequence ATGAAAGTACTCGTTGTTGGTGCCACTGGCACTTTAGGAAGACAGATTGCTCGCCGTGCTCTAGATGAGGGATATGAGGTGCGCTGCCTGGTTCGAAGCCAGAAAAAAGCCGCGTTTCTGAAAGAATGGGGGGCTGAGTTAGTCACGGGCGATCTGTGTCAGCCTGAAACCTTAAAGCCAGCTTTGGAGGGAGTTTCAGCCGTTATTGATGCAGCAACGGCCCGTGCCACGGATGCGCTCAGCATTAAAGAAGTAGATTGGCAGGGCAACATTAATTTAATTCAGGCGGCCCAGGCGGCTGGCATTGAACGGTTTATTTTCTTTTCCATCCTGGATGCCGAGAAATATCCTGAAGTGCCTTTGTTGGAAATTAAGCATTGTGTAGAGGATTATTTAATCCAATCCGGTCTAAACTACACAATTCTCCGGCCCTGCGGCTTCTTCCAGGGACTGATCGGGCAATATGCGATTCCCATCCTGGAGGGGCAATCCATCTGGGTAATGGGTGATACCTCGCCGACGGCCTATATGGACACCCAGGATATTGCCAGGTTTGCAGTGCGAGCACTGAGTACGCCAGAATCTGAGAAGCAAAGTTTCCCGGTCGTTGGCCCTCGCGCCTGGAGTGCTGATGAAATTATTAAGTTGTGTGAAAAATTATCAGGTCGGGAGGCCAAGATTACCCGCGTCCCGATGGGGGTGTTGCGGGGGGCACGGCAGGTCACTCGTTTCTTTCAGTGGACGAAGAATATTTCCGATCGCCTAGCCTTTGCTGAAGTGGTCGCTACTGGCACCCCCCTGACCGCCGACATGGAGCAGACCTATAAAACCTTTGGCCTGACCCCCAGTGAGACAACTACTCTGGAGTCTTATTTACAGGAATACTTTGAGCGAATTTTGAAAAAGCTAAAAGAATTGGACTACGAGAAGCAAAAGAAAAAGTCGGAGAAAAAACGTACCTATCCCCGATTCTAA
- the pdxA gene encoding 4-hydroxythreonine-4-phosphate dehydrogenase PdxA: MRFPRLAITLGDPAGIGPEVILKALADPAMTSNCEITIVGSRPVLEKTYQTLLAQGVSEPLADPDRLTLLDVGLDQDTEQQLVWGQSTIVSGAASYEYLETAIAHALVGDFQGIVTGPIAKSAWKAAGFHYPGQTELLAERAGVERFGMLFVARSPYTGWTLRTLLATTHIPLAEVPKTLNPDLMTQKLELLVECLQQDFGLATPTIAIAGLNPHSGEQGQLGTEEQTWLIPWLQEMRDRFPQLHLDGPIPPDTLWVNPGQAWFGPQSANSKLKTQNSKLKTPAAADAYLALYHDQGLIPVKLMAFDCAVNTSIGLPFVRTSPDHGTAFDIAGQGIADASSMQAAIGLAAELSRQRVQPLALSV, translated from the coding sequence ATGCGTTTCCCCCGTTTAGCCATCACCCTGGGTGACCCAGCCGGAATTGGGCCAGAAGTAATTCTCAAAGCCCTGGCAGACCCAGCCATGACCAGCAACTGTGAGATCACGATCGTTGGGAGCCGTCCTGTATTAGAAAAAACTTACCAAACGTTACTGGCCCAGGGAGTCTCCGAACCACTGGCAGATCCCGATCGCCTGACCCTGCTGGATGTAGGGCTAGATCAGGATACAGAACAGCAGCTTGTTTGGGGCCAAAGCACGATCGTCAGTGGGGCGGCCAGCTATGAATACCTGGAAACCGCGATCGCCCATGCTTTAGTCGGAGACTTTCAAGGGATTGTCACTGGCCCGATCGCCAAGTCAGCCTGGAAAGCTGCCGGATTTCACTATCCAGGGCAGACGGAACTGCTAGCAGAACGGGCTGGGGTCGAGCGGTTTGGTATGTTGTTTGTGGCGCGATCGCCCTACACCGGATGGACACTCAGAACCCTACTCGCCACCACCCATATCCCTTTAGCTGAGGTGCCTAAAACTCTGAATCCAGACTTGATGACCCAAAAGTTGGAGTTATTAGTCGAATGCTTGCAGCAAGACTTTGGACTGGCCACACCCACCATTGCGATCGCGGGTCTAAATCCCCATAGCGGTGAACAGGGGCAACTTGGCACCGAAGAACAAACCTGGCTGATTCCCTGGCTGCAGGAGATGCGCGATCGCTTTCCCCAGCTTCACCTCGATGGCCCCATTCCTCCCGACACCCTCTGGGTGAACCCCGGACAAGCCTGGTTCGGCCCACAGTCCGCCAATTCAAAACTCAAAACTCAAAACTCAAAACTCAAAACGCCTGCCGCTGCCGATGCTTACCTGGCCCTGTACCACGATCAGGGACTGATTCCGGTAAAGCTGATGGCCTTTGATTGTGCAGTGAATACCTCGATCGGTCTCCCCTTTGTCCGCACCTCACCGGATCATGGCACTGCGTTTGATATTGCAGGTCAGGGAATTGCTGATGCCAGCAGTATGCAGGCGGCGATCGGGTTGGCTGCTGAGTTAAGTCGGCAGAGAGTACAGCCTTTAGCACTATCCGTCTAA
- a CDS encoding NAD(+) kinase, whose protein sequence is MPKAGIIYNDVKPVACRTAQEIKDQLIDSGWEVCLATGVGGILGYSSPHSPVCHAPIDRLNPPGFDYDMKFAIVLGGDGTVLSAFRQVAPYGIPLLTVNTGHMGFLTESYLNQLPQALEAVLAEEYQIEERSMLAVQLYREHDLLWEALCLNEVVIHREPLTSMCHFEVEIGRHAPVDIAADGIIVSTPTGSTAYSLSAGGPVITPGVPVLQLVPICPHSLASRALVFANSEPVTIFPANTTSLVMIVDGNGGSYVLPDDRVRIQRSPHTARFIRLRPPEFFHVLREKLGWGLPHIAKPTSVELP, encoded by the coding sequence GTGCCTAAAGCTGGCATTATTTACAACGATGTTAAGCCCGTTGCTTGCCGAACCGCTCAGGAGATCAAAGATCAATTGATCGACAGCGGTTGGGAGGTCTGTCTGGCCACTGGTGTGGGTGGAATCCTGGGTTATTCCAGTCCTCATAGTCCGGTTTGCCATGCTCCGATCGATCGCCTGAATCCGCCGGGTTTTGACTACGACATGAAGTTCGCGATCGTCCTGGGCGGCGATGGAACTGTACTATCTGCCTTTCGCCAGGTTGCCCCTTACGGCATTCCCCTGCTGACAGTTAACACAGGCCACATGGGATTTTTAACCGAATCCTATTTAAACCAACTGCCTCAGGCGCTGGAGGCGGTGCTGGCCGAGGAGTATCAGATTGAAGAGCGATCGATGCTGGCCGTGCAGTTGTACCGGGAGCATGACTTGCTCTGGGAAGCGCTCTGTCTAAATGAGGTGGTGATTCATCGGGAGCCACTCACCAGTATGTGCCACTTTGAGGTGGAAATTGGCAGACATGCCCCAGTGGATATCGCAGCGGATGGGATCATTGTCTCCACGCCGACTGGGTCTACGGCTTACTCCCTCTCGGCGGGTGGTCCAGTGATTACTCCAGGCGTGCCTGTGTTACAACTGGTGCCCATCTGTCCTCACTCGCTGGCCTCCCGCGCCCTGGTGTTCGCCAACAGTGAGCCTGTCACCATTTTTCCAGCCAATACCACCAGTCTGGTGATGATTGTGGATGGCAATGGCGGCAGCTACGTGTTGCCCGACGATCGCGTGCGGATTCAGCGATCGCCCCATACTGCACGCTTTATTCGCCTGCGTCCCCCAGAGTTCTTCCATGTACTGCGGGAAAAGTTGGGCTGGGGGCTGCCTCACATCGCCAAACCCACCTCAGTTGAATTGCCCTAG
- the petM gene encoding cytochrome b6-f complex subunit PetM: MGEILNAAVLSSTLILVGLGLGFLMLKLQGGEE, translated from the coding sequence ATGGGCGAAATTTTAAACGCAGCCGTTTTATCATCCACTCTGATTCTAGTTGGCCTGGGACTGGGGTTTTTAATGCTTAAACTCCAGGGCGGCGAAGAATAA
- a CDS encoding metallophosphoesterase, with amino-acid sequence MQFVIDPPIAAKILKMGQRVRWRDPAILERGIDQTCLVLDDGQEDTPEFSFLVIGDSGSGYHRHHNPQRQVAQGMEQHREDCRFVLHTGDVVYLVGSDEYYYKNFIDPYQKFLVGGEHPERICYDKMVFNRPFFPVPGNHDYYDLPLIYGLLAQLTGPLRYLLRYQFELDIGWHGSYQGDAYARAFLDYLKALSGEAFNQHLNFHYTAKTSTGTCLRYQPGVFTRLPNRYYTFQSGGIDFFALDSNTFSAPIPLPDTAQGNALRRQLEQQRSQLEKERQQLVETVLKLNPAGLQEADQLDDLHAKIEQLGEVIKDIDQQLVVDASTVTDWGQLDWLQERLIASWRNPERRGRVLFFHHPPYVTEATKWSQAQTLAIRDRLRRVLDAVAQEVGNQTQGRPIVDLVFNGHAHCMEYLQTLDTGHADAYTNWIICGGSGYSLRRQRTEGPELTETLGFAGARTVAKSCLFVGRSGQGSHKRRPYSFLRVDVKAGCPPKFVVRPYVSEWYQREWREYAIEPFTV; translated from the coding sequence ATGCAGTTTGTGATCGATCCGCCGATCGCGGCCAAAATCCTCAAAATGGGGCAGCGAGTTCGCTGGCGGGATCCGGCCATTTTAGAACGCGGCATTGACCAAACCTGCCTGGTTCTGGATGACGGCCAGGAGGACACCCCAGAATTCTCCTTTTTAGTGATTGGCGACAGTGGATCGGGCTACCATCGCCACCACAATCCCCAACGGCAGGTCGCGCAAGGGATGGAGCAACATCGGGAGGACTGTCGCTTTGTCCTGCATACCGGAGATGTGGTGTATCTGGTTGGGTCTGATGAGTATTACTACAAAAATTTCATCGATCCTTACCAGAAATTCCTGGTCGGGGGCGAACACCCAGAGCGAATTTGTTATGACAAGATGGTATTTAACCGACCGTTTTTCCCTGTTCCAGGAAATCATGATTATTACGATCTGCCTCTGATCTATGGTCTGCTGGCCCAACTGACAGGCCCACTGCGGTATCTATTGCGGTATCAGTTTGAGTTGGATATTGGGTGGCATGGTTCCTATCAAGGAGATGCTTACGCCCGTGCCTTTCTGGATTACCTGAAAGCCTTATCGGGGGAAGCATTCAATCAGCATTTAAACTTTCACTACACCGCAAAAACCTCTACGGGGACCTGTCTACGGTATCAGCCCGGTGTGTTTACCCGCCTTCCCAACCGCTATTACACCTTTCAGAGTGGTGGCATTGACTTTTTTGCGCTGGATTCCAATACCTTTAGCGCCCCCATTCCTTTACCCGATACCGCTCAGGGAAACGCTCTCCGGCGGCAACTGGAGCAACAGCGATCGCAACTGGAAAAAGAACGGCAGCAATTAGTAGAAACTGTCCTGAAGCTGAATCCTGCCGGTCTTCAGGAGGCCGATCAACTAGACGACCTGCACGCCAAGATTGAGCAACTGGGTGAAGTGATCAAGGATATTGATCAGCAACTGGTGGTCGATGCAAGCACTGTCACGGATTGGGGGCAACTGGACTGGTTACAGGAACGCCTGATTGCCTCCTGGCGGAATCCTGAGCGCCGGGGACGAGTGCTATTCTTCCACCACCCACCCTATGTCACGGAAGCCACGAAATGGAGTCAGGCGCAAACGCTGGCCATTCGCGATCGCCTGCGTCGGGTGCTGGATGCCGTTGCTCAGGAAGTTGGTAACCAGACTCAAGGCCGTCCGATCGTCGATCTGGTTTTCAACGGTCATGCCCACTGCATGGAATATCTGCAAACGCTGGATACAGGCCATGCTGATGCTTACACAAATTGGATTATCTGTGGCGGAAGTGGGTATAGCTTGCGGCGACAGCGAACCGAAGGGCCGGAGTTGACTGAAACCTTGGGATTTGCAGGAGCGCGGACGGTGGCTAAGTCCTGTTTATTTGTGGGACGCAGTGGACAGGGTTCTCACAAACGCCGTCCCTATTCCTTCCTGCGGGTGGATGTAAAAGCAGGTTGTCCACCCAAATTTGTTGTCCGGCCTTATGTGTCGGAGTGGTATCAGCGCGAGTGGCGGGAGTATGCGATCGAGCCGTTTACGGTTTAG
- a CDS encoding cation diffusion facilitator family transporter: MAISDNRAEVRRVLLITLFLNLFVMALKAAVGWATGSLSLLADALHSITDSANNVLGLFTSRLSSPYPDRDHPYGHHKFEAVGALGIAAFLGIACFEILQSAIERILNPGHSLVTISASELWLLLLVLGINIFVTFYERRVGHRIGSTILIADAYHTMSDIWVTISVLIGLVGIWLWNLQWLDVILAFPVAVMVFWSGWQVIQANLPWLVDQMAVAPESIHALAMEVPGVVNCHNIASRGVVGRQMFIEMHLIVNATDVETAHRITEEVETRLEERYGPVRVTIHVEPPAYISDQISYESEAGGKLQGE; the protein is encoded by the coding sequence ATGGCTATTTCAGATAACCGGGCTGAAGTCCGAAGAGTGTTGCTGATCACACTCTTTCTGAACCTATTTGTGATGGCCTTAAAAGCGGCTGTGGGATGGGCTACTGGATCCCTGAGTCTGCTGGCCGATGCGCTCCATAGTATTACCGACAGCGCCAATAATGTGCTGGGCCTGTTTACCAGTCGCCTCTCCTCGCCTTACCCCGATCGCGACCATCCCTACGGCCATCACAAGTTTGAAGCTGTGGGTGCCCTGGGAATCGCGGCCTTTTTGGGAATCGCCTGTTTTGAAATTCTGCAGAGCGCGATCGAGCGCATCCTGAACCCCGGTCACTCGCTAGTGACAATCTCGGCTTCTGAACTGTGGCTGCTGCTGCTGGTGTTAGGGATCAACATTTTTGTCACCTTTTACGAACGACGGGTGGGCCACCGGATTGGCAGCACGATTTTGATTGCTGATGCCTACCACACCATGAGTGATATCTGGGTGACGATCAGCGTCTTGATTGGGCTGGTCGGCATCTGGCTCTGGAATTTACAGTGGCTGGATGTGATTCTGGCCTTCCCAGTGGCGGTCATGGTGTTCTGGAGCGGCTGGCAGGTAATTCAGGCCAATTTACCCTGGTTGGTGGATCAAATGGCGGTGGCTCCAGAATCAATTCATGCGCTGGCGATGGAAGTTCCGGGCGTGGTGAACTGTCACAATATTGCCTCTCGCGGGGTGGTGGGCCGTCAGATGTTTATTGAAATGCACCTGATTGTGAATGCCACGGATGTAGAAACGGCACACCGGATTACCGAGGAAGTGGAGACCCGCCTGGAAGAGCGGTATGGCCCGGTGCGAGTCACGATTCATGTGGAGCCGCCTGCTTACATTTCTGATCAAATTTCTTATGAGTCTGAGGCCGGAGGAAAACTGCAGGGTGAATAG
- a CDS encoding DUF4327 family protein — translation MLQSVQYPLSIIKDEARQLVQKGLVSRNQPIYILCQYIPAREWACIETELERCNFLLRDRIGDLMGREDWEND, via the coding sequence ATGCTTCAATCTGTTCAGTATCCCTTAAGCATTATTAAAGACGAGGCTCGTCAACTGGTTCAAAAAGGTCTGGTAAGCCGCAATCAGCCGATTTACATCCTTTGCCAATATATTCCTGCCCGTGAGTGGGCGTGCATCGAAACCGAACTTGAGCGCTGCAACTTTCTGCTCAGAGATCGAATTGGTGATTTGATGGGACGGGAAGACTGGGAAAACGACTAG